The stretch of DNA TTGCACCCCTGAACAGCTGGCCGGACAACGTGAACCTCGACAAGGCCCGCAGACTGCTCTGGCCCATCAAGCAGAAGTACGGCAAACACATTTCGTGGGCCGATCTTCTTGTTCTGGCAGGTGCCTGCGCCATAGAATCCATGGGCCTCAAGCCTTTCGGCTTTGCGGGCGGCCGTGTGGACGTATGGGAACCTGAACAGGACATCTATTGGGGATCGGAAGATACGTGGCTCGGCGATTCCCGTTACAAGGGCGACAGGGAGTTGGATAACCCCCTTGCCGCCGTGCAGATGGGGCTGATTTACGTGAACCCGGAAGGTCCCAACGGCAATCCCGATCCTGTGGCATCCGGCCGCGACGTGCGCGAAACCTTTGCGCGCATGGCCATGAACGATGAAGAAACCGTGGCCCTTGTGGCGGGCGGTCATACATTCGGCAAATGCCACGGCGCAGGCAGTGCCTCGCACGTGGGACCGGAACCGGAAGGCGCACCCATTGAGCAGCAGGGGCTGGGCTGGAAGAGCAGCTTCGGCAGCGGCAAGGGTGTTCATACCATATCCAGCGGTATCGAAGGCGCATGGAAGCCCAACCCCACCAAGTGGGACATGGGCTACCTCAAGGTGCTGTTCAAATATGAATGGGAACTGGTGAAGAGCGCCGCCGGTGCGCATCAGTGGCTCGCCAAGGACGTGGAACCCGAGGACATGATCGTGGATGCCCATGATCCGGTCAGAAAGAACCGGCCCATGATGACCACGGCAGACCTCTCGCTGCGATTCGACCCCGTGTACGAACCCATCGCACGCCGGTATCTGGAGAATCCCGAGGAATTTGCCGATGCCTTTGCGCGTGCATGGTTCAAGCTCACGCACCGCGACATGGGCCCCCGCTCCCGTTACCTCGGCAGTCTGGTGCCCAAGGAAGAGCTTATCTGGCAGGACCCCGTGCCCGCAGTGCAGCATCCTCTCATTGATGAAAACGATGCGGCCGACCTCAAGGCGCGCATCCTTGCTTCGGGCATTCCGGTTTCCCGTCTGGTCTACACCGCGTGGTCTGCCGCTTCCACCTTCCGTGGTTCGGACATGCGCGGCGGTGCCAATGGCGCACGCATAGCCCTTGCACCGCAGAAGGATTGGGCCGTGAACGAGCCGGAAGCCCTGCAGGGTGTGCTGAATACCCTTGAGGGCATACGCAGGCAGTTCAACGAAGCTCACACCGGCGGAAAGCAGGTGTCCCTTGCCGACCTCATCGTCCTTGGCGGCTGCGCTGCCGTGGAAAAGGCCGCAAAGGATGCCGGACATGCCGTGAAGGTACCCTTCCATCCCGGCAGGACGGATGCCCTGCAGGAACAGACGGATATGGAATCCTTCAGCGTGCTGGAACCCCTTGCGGACGGATTCCGTAACTACCGCAAGGCCAGATTCTCGGTTTCTGCCGAAGAACTGCTGGTGGACAGGGCGCAGCTGCTGACCCTGACCGCGCCGGAAATGACGGTGCTGCTCGGCGGCATGCGTGCGCTGGATGCCAATTTTGGCCAGTCGCGGCTTGGTGTGCTCACAGACCGCCCCGGTGTGCTGAGCAACGACTTCTTCGTCAATCTGCTCGACATGCGCACGGAATGGGCTCCCTCCGCAGGTGATGCGGATGTGTTCGAAGGGCGCGACCGCACAACCGGCAATCCTAGGTGGACCGCCACCCGCGTGGACCTCATCTTCGGTGCCAATTCGCAGTTGCGTGCCATTGCAGAAGTCTACGGCTGCGCCGATTCCGGCGGCAAGTTTGTGGATGATTTCGTGGCGGCATGGTTCAAGGTCATGCACCTTGACCGGTTCGATCTGAAGAAATAGCCGGTATCCCCGACCAGGAAAGTAAAAGGCCCTGCCCGCACCACGCGGGCAGGGCTTCCCCTTAATGATAAACCTTCGTCTTCAGCAAAACCATCTTCCCGTTAAGCCGGAACCGAGGTCAAAAACGGATTTGCACCGCTTCTACGAGGTGCGGGAACGTTAGGTTCCTGCCAGGCGGAGCCAAAACAATACCAAAAATGAGTTTGTCAGAAGGCAAAGCTATTTTGAATAATGCTTGCCTCCGGACCTTCAGCCGTTAGGTGAGCCGTGCACGGCTTACGGATAAAGAGAGCGTAGATGGGCAGGGGGATAGTCCCGTTTTGCTCTCATCATTCGTAAGCCTCGCAAGACTCGGCTAACGACTGAAGGCCTGCACCCGATGTAAGCGATACAATTTCGTTAGTTGGCTTCAGACTCAGCTTAATGAAGTCTGTATTTGTGTACTCAAGGTTTGCCATTATGCGGCCGGTTATGGCCTCACCCTTGAGCGCAGGGAAGGAAACCACGGTTTCTTCACCCTGTTTTACGGAGCCGATGAGGGGGGCAGGCACTTGAATTATCACCTTGAGGCCGGAATCGCCCATGAGGGTGAACAGGGCTTCGCCCGCCTTGACCTCCTGATACAGTTCCACGTTCCGTCTGGCGATAACGCCGGAGAAGGGGCCTTCAGCTCGGCCCGCTGCCGGCCATACTGCAGGCGCACCGGTCTGCGCCGGAAAAGGAATTTCATCATGGTCCTTCCATGAAATGTGTAAATCCCGTATTGAGCTGATTTTATACACATTGACAACGTTGCTGCAGGCGTATGGCTGCGCGGACAGGTTCGTTGACTGACGGTGCGTCAGTAAGGGTGGGTGTTTTATGCGTCAGATGAAGGATAGCCCGGGTGCAGGCATGCTTCTGCCGCTCGCAGGTGTGGCATTTTGTGTGAGGATGTAGTGCTGCTGCAATCCGTTTCAGTTTCGTTTTGTTTCATGGAGAGGCAATACATAGTATATTAATTGGTAATTTCGTTTCTGAGACAGCATTTTGCTTTTGTGCTTGCACAGATTTCAGGGAATGGCTAAGATGTGTTTGTTTATGTTTGGCAATCGATTCGGGAAGCTTTCCATATGCAGGGAAAGCTGCCCTTTTTTTCTGCGTTCATACTTTTTTTCACATCAGGATAACACCATGCGTTCGAGCGTTTCTTCTGTAAAAAACATTTCTTGCGAAGTGAAAAAGCTTCGCGGCTTTTTTGCAACCTGATAACGCCCCTACAGCTGCAGTTCACAACAAGAGGGCGTACCGGGTACGCCCTCTTTTTTTATTCAACGAAGACTGTTTTACACAATACAATGGAGGCTGACATGCAAGCATTTCCCGACATTATCATTACAAGCCAGGATGCTTCCAGACTGGAAACCCTGCTGGAGGCTCTGCCCTCTGACGTTTTTCCCGGACGCGATGCTCTGGAAGGCGAACTGTTCCGTGCAAGCGTTGTGGCACCTGAAGAAGTGCCGCCTTCGGTGGTGACCATGAACTCGACCGTGCGTTTTGCACTGCTGCCTTCCGGCATAGAGCGTCGTCTGAAGCTGGTGTACCCCGGCAATTCGGATTCCGGCGAAGAGACCGTTTCCATTCTTGCCCCTGTGGGCAGCGCCCTGCTGGGGCTTGCCGAAGGTGACGAGATTCACTGGCCCAACCCCAATGGCGGCACGCTGCGCCTTGTGGTGTACGAAGTGGAAGACCAGCCGGAACGTACCGGACGCTATCATCTGTAGCATCCCTTCAACAGCCGCAACCGGATTTGCCGGAACGGCAGAACTTCATTTCCCCACCGGTGAAAGGAGGATTTCATGGTGGACGTGATCGCCAAGGCGACAAACGAACTGTATCCGACAGACATACTGTTTCAGACACCCTACTGGGCGCAGGTCAAGTCGCGTCTGGGCATGGAGCCCATGGCGTTTGACATTCTTTCTTCGGAAACATGGGGCGACGTGCTGGTGCTGATACGCAACCACTGCGGCCACAAGCTGGCGCTCGTGCCGCAGGGACCGGAGCACGCCCCTGACGAGGAGTCTTACGGACAGTATCTGGAAGACCTTTCCGTTGCTCTGGCAGACCGGCTTGAGCCGGACGTGGCCTTTATCCGGTATGACCTGCCGTGGAAGTCGCTGTATGCGGACGAAATGCAGGAACAGGGCTGGAGAGCCTTTCCCGAGGCACGCATACGCGAAATGCGCATGAACATGGGGACCAGATTCTGGAATTTCAGAAAGGCTCCAACGGACATGACGGTGGCAAGCTCGCTTGTTGTGGATCTTGACGGGAGTGAGGATGACATTCTGGGAAGAATGA from Desulfovibrio subterraneus encodes:
- the katG gene encoding catalase/peroxidase HPI, producing MAEHGGCPVTGRNRHVAGSGTTNRDWWPNQLNLNILHQHSHKSNPMGADFDYAEAFRKLDLEAVKKDLMELMTTSQDWWPADYGHYGPLFIRMAWHSAGTYRTGDGRGGAGSGSQRLAPLNSWPDNVNLDKARRLLWPIKQKYGKHISWADLLVLAGACAIESMGLKPFGFAGGRVDVWEPEQDIYWGSEDTWLGDSRYKGDRELDNPLAAVQMGLIYVNPEGPNGNPDPVASGRDVRETFARMAMNDEETVALVAGGHTFGKCHGAGSASHVGPEPEGAPIEQQGLGWKSSFGSGKGVHTISSGIEGAWKPNPTKWDMGYLKVLFKYEWELVKSAAGAHQWLAKDVEPEDMIVDAHDPVRKNRPMMTTADLSLRFDPVYEPIARRYLENPEEFADAFARAWFKLTHRDMGPRSRYLGSLVPKEELIWQDPVPAVQHPLIDENDAADLKARILASGIPVSRLVYTAWSAASTFRGSDMRGGANGARIALAPQKDWAVNEPEALQGVLNTLEGIRRQFNEAHTGGKQVSLADLIVLGGCAAVEKAAKDAGHAVKVPFHPGRTDALQEQTDMESFSVLEPLADGFRNYRKARFSVSAEELLVDRAQLLTLTAPEMTVLLGGMRALDANFGQSRLGVLTDRPGVLSNDFFVNLLDMRTEWAPSAGDADVFEGRDRTTGNPRWTATRVDLIFGANSQLRAIAEVYGCADSGGKFVDDFVAAWFKVMHLDRFDLKK
- a CDS encoding HlyD family efflux transporter periplasmic adaptor subunit, coding for MYKISSIRDLHISWKDHDEIPFPAQTGAPAVWPAAGRAEGPFSGVIARRNVELYQEVKAGEALFTLMGDSGLKVIIQVPAPLIGSVKQGEETVVSFPALKGEAITGRIMANLEYTNTDFIKLSLKPTNEIVSLTSGAGLQSLAESCEAYE
- the rnk gene encoding nucleoside diphosphate kinase regulator; the encoded protein is MQAFPDIIITSQDASRLETLLEALPSDVFPGRDALEGELFRASVVAPEEVPPSVVTMNSTVRFALLPSGIERRLKLVYPGNSDSGEETVSILAPVGSALLGLAEGDEIHWPNPNGGTLRLVVYEVEDQPERTGRYHL